In the Aneurinibacillus soli genome, one interval contains:
- the hcp gene encoding hydroxylamine reductase — translation MFCYQCEQTPSGGCKVIGVCGKNEDIASLQDIMIFGLKGIAAYATHARQLGYTDPFVEETTQEALYMTLTNSNFNTQEHINMAMKVGQAAVRIMDVLDRAHTDRFGIPQPVQVSQNKIEGKCIIVTGHNLFALEELLKQSEGKGINIYTHSEMLPAHGYPELKKYPHLKGNIGKAWFDQRRLFEEFPGAILATTNCVMPIKGTYADRFFSYDIAGLEGVTKVENDDFTALIQRALELPEANIESEQKLTTGFHHETVIGIAPEIIDAVKAGKIQRFFVIAGCDAPGKGGEYYRELATSLPQDTVILTTSCGKFRFNDVDYGTVPGTNIPRYIDLGQCNNSGSTVKIALALADAFGCTVNELPVSIVLSWFEQKAVAILLGLFSLGIQDIRIGPKPPEFVTPGVLNVLQEAFGLKLITNAQEDMQAMLTVSAK, via the coding sequence ATGTTCTGTTATCAATGTGAACAAACGCCAAGCGGCGGCTGTAAAGTAATCGGGGTATGCGGCAAAAACGAGGACATTGCTAGTTTGCAAGACATTATGATCTTTGGGTTAAAAGGAATCGCAGCATATGCGACACACGCACGTCAGCTTGGCTATACCGATCCATTCGTGGAAGAAACCACGCAAGAAGCGCTGTATATGACGCTGACAAATTCCAACTTTAACACTCAGGAACATATTAACATGGCGATGAAGGTTGGCCAGGCAGCTGTTCGTATTATGGATGTACTCGACCGCGCTCACACAGACCGCTTCGGCATCCCGCAGCCGGTACAAGTATCCCAGAATAAAATTGAAGGCAAATGTATCATCGTAACCGGACACAATTTGTTTGCGCTTGAAGAACTGCTTAAGCAATCTGAGGGCAAAGGCATTAATATCTATACACACTCCGAGATGCTACCAGCACACGGCTATCCAGAGCTTAAGAAATACCCGCACCTGAAAGGCAACATCGGAAAAGCATGGTTTGACCAGCGCCGCCTGTTCGAAGAGTTCCCAGGTGCGATTCTTGCCACAACGAACTGTGTTATGCCAATCAAAGGCACATACGCAGACCGTTTCTTCTCTTACGATATCGCAGGGCTTGAAGGTGTAACGAAGGTAGAAAATGATGACTTCACCGCGCTTATCCAGCGCGCACTTGAACTGCCGGAAGCCAACATCGAATCCGAGCAAAAACTGACAACTGGCTTCCATCATGAGACGGTTATCGGCATTGCACCGGAAATTATCGATGCCGTAAAAGCAGGCAAAATCCAGCGCTTCTTCGTCATCGCAGGCTGTGATGCACCGGGCAAAGGCGGCGAATACTACCGGGAGCTGGCAACCTCGCTTCCGCAAGACACTGTGATCCTGACTACATCTTGTGGTAAGTTCCGTTTCAACGATGTGGATTATGGTACAGTACCGGGCACTAACATTCCGCGCTATATCGACCTTGGTCAGTGCAACAACTCCGGTTCCACAGTGAAAATCGCACTGGCACTCGCAGATGCATTCGGCTGTACAGTCAATGAACTGCCAGTTAGCATCGTTCTGTCCTGGTTTGAACAAAAAGCAGTGGCGATCCTGCTTGGCTTGTTCAGCCTTGGCATCCAGGATATCCGCATCGGTCCAAAACCGCCGGAATTCGTCACACCAGGTGTACTGAATGTTCTTCAAGAGGCATTTGGTCTGAAGCTGATTACAAATGCACAGGAAGATATGCAGGCAATGCTTACTGTCTCAGCAAAATAA
- a CDS encoding lysophospholipid acyltransferase family protein — MVYTIVRNCVKLWLHIRFRVRIDGIENIPREGGCILAMNHTSNYDSLLVGTHTPRKMYIMAKEELFHKRFFAWLITEMGAFPVKRGQADLKSLKYTLKLIQDGGLFSIFIEGTRSQNGEMQEAKKGIGFIVSKSKAPVVPVYIHGAKRGWFQPAGVVFGPPVQLEDGIKHEEAATHIKEAIEKLAAAQ, encoded by the coding sequence ATGGTTTATACAATCGTCCGAAATTGCGTAAAGTTGTGGCTGCATATCCGCTTCCGTGTTCGCATTGACGGAATTGAAAATATCCCGCGCGAAGGCGGCTGCATTCTGGCAATGAATCACACGAGCAACTACGATTCATTATTGGTCGGCACTCATACACCGCGTAAAATGTACATCATGGCCAAAGAGGAATTATTCCACAAGCGCTTCTTCGCCTGGCTCATCACTGAGATGGGAGCTTTCCCCGTAAAGCGCGGACAAGCTGACCTCAAATCACTTAAATATACGTTGAAGCTCATTCAAGACGGTGGCTTGTTCTCCATCTTCATCGAAGGCACCCGCTCCCAGAACGGTGAGATGCAGGAAGCGAAGAAAGGCATCGGCTTTATCGTTAGCAAAAGCAAAGCACCGGTTGTTCCTGTATACATTCATGGAGCCAAACGCGGCTGGTTCCAGCCGGCAGGCGTTGTATTCGGCCCACCTGTCCAGCTCGAAGACGGCATCAAACATGAAGAAGCAGCGACACACATTAAAGAAGCCATCGAAAAACTGGCGGCCGCACAATAG
- a CDS encoding DUF5677 domain-containing protein, with translation MSEEQGGKVIHIPAALERCKELFSLTDQYIDFLYQTTHHSGIPEPTNNTELVKIATLLKINGLVVLINLLLRHDHWEEAKILNRSLFELLLHTEEIFRVEKEIEKKVEKFLLFNELQEYRKIRAEIEYDLKTDRFSNPEKVQQVIDTMDLIAKKQFRTFLRTDRKKNLTYWENEDKEIMNEAILMLTFAQETLLLVLDICPNLDVERFLKITADIKEMVHRG, from the coding sequence ATGTCGGAAGAACAAGGTGGGAAAGTCATACATATACCAGCTGCTTTAGAAAGATGTAAAGAATTATTTTCTCTAACAGATCAATACATTGATTTCTTGTATCAAACAACACACCACTCCGGTATTCCAGAGCCTACGAACAATACCGAGCTTGTTAAGATAGCTACGTTACTAAAAATCAATGGATTAGTAGTTTTAATAAATCTTTTACTTAGACATGATCACTGGGAAGAAGCTAAGATATTGAATCGTTCACTTTTTGAATTGTTACTACACACCGAAGAGATATTTCGTGTAGAAAAAGAAATTGAGAAGAAAGTAGAGAAGTTTTTGCTATTTAATGAATTACAAGAGTATCGAAAAATAAGAGCAGAGATAGAATATGACCTAAAAACAGATAGGTTTTCAAATCCCGAAAAGGTTCAACAAGTTATCGATACTATGGACTTAATAGCAAAAAAGCAATTCAGGACATTTCTAAGAACTGATCGAAAGAAAAACCTAACATACTGGGAAAATGAAGATAAAGAAATCATGAATGAAGCTATTTTAATGCTCACCTTTGCTCAAGAAACTTTACTATTAGTTCTCGATATTTGCCCAAATTTAGATGTAGAGAGGTTCTTAAAAATTACTGCAGATATAAAAGAAATGGTACATAGAGGGTAA